The Vulpes vulpes isolate BD-2025 chromosome 10, VulVul3, whole genome shotgun sequence genome has a window encoding:
- the LOC140594274 gene encoding piwi-like protein 1 isoform X2, translated as MGIAMREAKILEVSDTVQSYTTVLENHVSSKTQMVLCVLSSEKKDLYDGIKQYLCVNCPTPSQCVMARTLDKPQTLMTIATKIAQQMNCKMGGALWKVETGLQNAMFIGIDCFHDTVNRRKSIAGFVSSINQELTQWFSQCIFQELGQELVNGLKTCLEAALKLWCKHNQFLPQAIIVYRDGVGDGQLQALMDHEVPQIESSLRSVYPKDSGCTPVYRAEVGCCAAAFTLKAL; from the exons ATGGGCATAGCTATGAGAGAGGCAAAAAT ACTTGAAGTAAGTGATACAGTCCAGTCCTATACAACTGTCTTAGAAAACCATGTTTCCTCCAAAACACAGATG GTCCTTTGCGTGCTGTCCAGTGAAAAGAAAGACCTGTATGATGGCATAAAACAATACCTGTGTGTCAATTGTCCGACCCCAAGCCAGTGTGTCATGGCACGGACCTTAGACAAACCCCAGACGCTGATGACCATTGCGACAAAGATTGCCCAGCAGATGAACTGCAAGATGGGAGGAGCCCTCTGGAAGGTGGAGACAGGA ttacagaatGCGATGTTCATTGGTATCGACTGTTTCCATGATACTGTAAATCGGCGGAAGTCAATTGCAGGCTTCGTGTCCAGCATCAATCAGGAATTGACGCA GTGGTTCTCCCAGTGCATTTTCCAGGAGTTGGGTCAAGAGCTTGTGAACGGGCTTAAAACCTGCTTGGAAG ctGCCCTGAAGCTCTGGTGTAAACATAATCAGTTTCTACCACAAGCTATCATTGTGTATCGGGATGGAGTTGGGGATGGTCAGCTTCAAGCACTGATGGATCATGAAGTCCCACAGATTGAGTCCTCCTTAAGATCTGTGTACCCTAAAGACTCTGG